The DNA segment ATGAACATGGGGATCGCCACCAGCACCAGGTTTTCCATGGTACCGCCGTAGATCCGTAAGGGGATCAGGGTGAAGCGCGCGAAGGTGAAGACGTCGAACGTCCAGCCGATGAAGCCGAACAGCAGGCCGACGCCGGCCAGCACGAAGGCGACCGGGAAGCCGGTGAAGATGAACAGCGCCAGCGCGGCGAACATCAAAAGGGGAAGAGCCTCAATCATCGCCCCGACCTAACTCCCCTGACTTTGGCGCCTATGCTGGCGCTCGTATTCTTCCAGTTCTTCCTCGGCCTCGTGGACCAGTTCCTCGATATCGGAATGCTCGACGAAGGTCCCGGCCTCCTGCCGCAGCTCGGGCGGACCGAAGAGATAGATGAAGTTGCGCAGCGCCACCGAGAGGGCGGCGAGGCCCAGCACGACGAAGCCGAGCGGCAGCATGCCCTTGATGATCCAGCGCATGGGCAGGCCGGTCAGCGCCGAGGAGCGCTCGTTCAGCATGAAGGCGCGCTCGGCGAAGTCGAAACCGTAAGCCACGACGACGTAGCAGTAGGGCACCACGAAGACGATGGCGCCGAACAGCTCGAACCAGGCGCGCAGACGCGGGTTGATCTTCTCGCGCACCACCTCGACCCTGACGTGGGCATTCTTGATGTAGGCGTAGCCGAGGCAGAGCAGGAAAAGCACCGCGTGCAGGTGCCACTCCATCTCCTGCAGCTTGGTCGAGCCGATCTCGCGGAACATGAAGCTGTCGATCAGGTCGGGATAGAACTCGATCAATTTGCGCATGGTGATGTCGACGGCGATGATCAGCATCAGCGGTACCGCCAGCCAGGCGGCGATCCGCCCGATCCAGGTGACGATGCCGGCCAGCCCGTCGCTGAGTTTCATCAGGGCATACATGAGCGCGACCTAACCCTCCCCAAAAACGCCGATGACGCGGGTGCCGCCAAGCGGCAGCCGTGCGCCCTGCGTGTCGTCTCCCTTGCCGGGGTTGCATCCCCGGGCATTGCGCCCGACTGCCTTGCCCCCCGGACGGGGATGGGCAGTCGGCTTTAAGGCCCCCTTGCGAGGGGCCGGTGCCATCTCGGCCGTGCTGCCGGCCCGCGGGAGGGGCAGCACGGCGGAGGCGGCGAAGCCGGAAAAAGGTCTGTTCGACGCGCTCGGGTCGGAAGTTGCCGGCTCGGAAGCTGACGGGCCGAAAGCGGCGCGGCGGAGAGGCCGCCATTCGGGCGGCGCTCCAGGAGGCCGGAGAGGACTGCCGCCCCGTCCGAAGCCGCCTGGAGGTTGTGCCGTCAAAGGGACCGGCCTACCCTACTGCAGGTAGCCCAACTCGCCCCAGCGCTTGTAGTTCTCGCGGAAGGTCGAGAG comes from the Algihabitans albus genome and includes:
- a CDS encoding TRAP transporter small permease subunit, which encodes MKLSDGLAGIVTWIGRIAAWLAVPLMLIIAVDITMRKLIEFYPDLIDSFMFREIGSTKLQEMEWHLHAVLFLLCLGYAYIKNAHVRVEVVREKINPRLRAWFELFGAIVFVVPYCYVVVAYGFDFAERAFMLNERSSALTGLPMRWIIKGMLPLGFVVLGLAALSVALRNFIYLFGPPELRQEAGTFVEHSDIEELVHEAEEELEEYERQHRRQSQGS